AGGATCGCGGTTTGCCGGTCGCTGCCGTGCGAACGGCTGCCCGCCACCACCGGAACCGTGGCCGCCGCGCGCGTCGCGATCGGCTGCGGCAGCGCGCCGGGCGCATTCTCGAGGAACGCGCCGTCGCCCGCGATGCCGTAATACAGCGCGCCCGTGACCGGAATCAGCACCACGCCCAGCACCGGCGCGTGCTTTTCGATCAGCGCGATGTTGACTGTGAATTCGCCATTGCGTTTCACGAACTCGCGCGTGCCGTCCAGCGGATCGACCAGCCAGTAGCGGTCCCACCCGCGGCGCGTGTTCCAGTCGATGTGTTTCGACTCCTCGGACAGCACCGGGATGTCCGGCGTCAGATCCTTGAGGCCCGCGACGATGATGCGGTGCGAAGCCATGTCGGCCGCGGTCAGCGGCGAGTCGTCGGACTTCTGCTCGACCGCGAAGCTGCCGACATAGACTTCCAGGATGGCGGCGCCCGCGCGGCGCGCGAGCGAACAACTTGCGTGCGCGATGCGTTCCAATTCGCTCATGCCGGTTTGTACCTTCCTTCGAGATATTCACGCGCGATGAACAGCGCGGCGATGGAGCGTCCTTCCGACACATCGTCGCGCGCCAGCAAGGCATGCAGTTCGGACAGCTTCCACGGCACCACTTCCAGCGGCTCGGGTTCGTCGCCGGGGCGGCGCTGCGGATAGAGGTCTTCGGCCAGGATCACCTGCGCCTTGTGGGTCATGTACGCGGGCGAGAGCGACAAGGTGGTCAGCGGCGTCAGCTTGCGTGCGCCGAAACCCACTTCTTCCTGCAACTCACGATTGGCGGCATCCAGCGGGGTTTCGCCGCGGTCGATGCGGCCCTTCGGCACGCCCAGTTCGTAGCGCCCGACCCCGGCGCCGTATTCGCGCACCAGCAGCACGGTGTCGCGGTCCTGCATCGGCACGATGAACACCGCGCCCATGCCGGACGCGGTCAGCCGCTCGAAGGTTCGGCGCGCGCCATTCGAAAACGCGAGGTCGACTTCCTCGACGCGCAGGAAGCGGCTGTCGCGCGCGGCGCGTGTAGCGAGGATCTCGGGGGGTGTAGGCATCGCGTGATTGTAACGGCACGCCACAACTTACCCCCCTCCAAAGGGAGGGGGTCGCGCGAAGCGCGCGGGATGCCTGCGTGCGAAAGGC
The genomic region above belongs to Rhodanobacteraceae bacterium and contains:
- a CDS encoding 3'(2'),5'-bisphosphate nucleotidase — translated: MSELERIAHASCSLARRAGAAILEVYVGSFAVEQKSDDSPLTAADMASHRIIVAGLKDLTPDIPVLSEESKHIDWNTRRGWDRYWLVDPLDGTREFVKRNGEFTVNIALIEKHAPVLGVVLIPVTGALYYGIAGDGAFLENAPGALPQPIATRAAATVPVVAGSRSHGSDRQTAILANLGEHTLVSVGSSIKFCMVARGDADLYLRLGLTSEWDTAAAQCVLEQAGGAVLDLQGAPLRYNTKESLLNPEFLALGDASVDWLARLQVT
- a CDS encoding ADP compounds hydrolase NudE; the encoded protein is MACRYNHAMPTPPEILATRAARDSRFLRVEEVDLAFSNGARRTFERLTASGMGAVFIVPMQDRDTVLLVREYGAGVGRYELGVPKGRIDRGETPLDAANRELQEEVGFGARKLTPLTTLSLSPAYMTHKAQVILAEDLYPQRRPGDEPEPLEVVPWKLSELHALLARDDVSEGRSIAALFIAREYLEGRYKPA